A genomic stretch from Malus domestica chromosome 15, GDT2T_hap1 includes:
- the LOC139191889 gene encoding uncharacterized protein produces the protein MVNLAKFDFVTLDITGNNYLTWVMDAKIHLGAGNLGETIKEENSASSQDRAKAIIFIRRHLDEGLKSEISSQMKLCGETTTEEDMLEKTFNTFHASNVFLQEYYRKQGFTEYN, from the exons atggtgaaCTTGGCAAAGTTTGATTTTGTTACCCTGGATATTACTGGGAATAACTACCTTACCTGGGTAATGGATGCTAAGATCCATCTCGGGGCAGGGAATCTTGGAGAAACCATCAAGGAGGAAAACAGTgcatcctctcaagatcgggcGAAAGCCATTATTTTTATCCGTCGCCACCTTGATGAAGGATTGAAGAGCGA AATTAGCTCTcagatgaagctttgtggggAGACCACCACTGAGGAAGATatgctggaaaagactttcaaCACCTTTCATGCCTCAAATGTGTTCCTGCAAGAATACTATAGAAAACAAGGCTTTACTGAGTACAACTAG